From Arachis stenosperma cultivar V10309 chromosome 2, arast.V10309.gnm1.PFL2, whole genome shotgun sequence, one genomic window encodes:
- the LOC130960739 gene encoding photosystem II reaction center PSB28 protein, chloroplastic, with the protein MATLHSLALSSPLSNSLHNSRSSTAPTSAVHRSVHSSFNGQSLNLPRLRLPKLTTSSPMRIPVVMMVKPAIQFIQGTDELTIPDVRLTKSRDGTNGMAIFKFDQPSVFDSSGEVGDITGLYLIDEEGVLQSVDVSAKFVNGKPSGIEAKYVMRTSREWDRFMRFMERYSNANGLQFIKK; encoded by the exons ATGGCAACTCTGCACTCTCTTGCATTGTCATCTCCACTCTCCAACTCTCTACACAATTCACGCTCAAGCACAG CTCCAACTTCAGCTGTTCATCGAAGCGTGCATTCGTCATTCAATGGTCAATCCTTAAACTTGCCACGGTTGAGGTTACCTAAGCTAACTACAAGTTCTCCGATGCGCATTCCGGTTGTCATGATGGTGAAACCTGCAATACAGTTCATCCAAGGAACTGATGAATTAACAATACCAGATGTAAGGCTCACCAAATCAAGGGATGGAACAAATGGCATGGCCATCTTCAAGTTTGATCAACCCTCAGTTTTTGATTCCTCCGGCGAAGTAGGTGACATCACCGGGCTATACCTGATCGACGAGGAAGGGGTCCTTCAGTCAGTCGATGTGAGTGctaaatttgtcaatggaaAGCCTTCTGGAATCGAAGCGAAGTATGTAATGCGGACTTCAAGGGAATGGGACAGATTCATGAGATTCATGGAGAGATACTCTAATGCAAACGGCTTGCAATTCATCAAAAAATGA